The following are encoded together in the Daucus carota subsp. sativus chromosome 5, DH1 v3.0, whole genome shotgun sequence genome:
- the LOC108223346 gene encoding GBF-interacting protein 1-like isoform X1 codes for MVAGSRTEGGAQILSAGVRKTIQSIKEIVGNHSDAEIYSTLKETNMNPNETAQKLLNQDPFHEVKRKRDKRKECLGQVTANIVHTASQPNKLSEPINQGTLYNVHSDRDIHRGGSIHNSVNQGILYNAHSDRNIRRGGANRNSLPDAKVIREFRVVKDNRTCHNPKSEIRPPVQDSPDKSSSIMTSHEQNQPAERHSSKSSNGNTDSQPRHPREIKSNDKKEPSENRRVSVPKDNQPIGTKKANDPEPNSATSPKNSVTGLYSSSSDPVHVPSPDSRPAANIGAIKREVGAVGVRRLTDISAKASSTESPSSNQHLGRDGRSSAAISKSGQSPQTSVNVAAVRSISVSRPSVNNQHVNRQHQSLGHQKASSQSNKEWKPKSSKTQSAGPGVIGTPAKSASPPENASKSSEVEATQLQDKLSRVNISENQNVIIAPHIRLSTTDRYRVTFGSMGTEFEPFMKTGSEAIQDAAKPNVIPAASSVPIATPESSGNESSKSKQLELLDERVRISGSSSPASASVSEQQLTETKETSSPQDLDNYADIGLVRENSPSYTPSELQQHQDHPPSQFPIFSAYDPQTVYDIPYFRSTADETARVQSLQFAPEAMSSHAVNSISSSVAMVQPQLAQMYPQVHVSHYPNLMPYRQFISPVYVPPMAMPAAGYSSNPAYPHPSNGSSYLMMPGGSSHLSQNGLKYGIQQFKPVPTGSQTGFGNFTSPNGYAINAPGVGSATGLEDSSRLKFKDGNLYVPNPQAETSEIWMSPRDLPSMQSGSYYNMTGQTPHATYLPSHNSHAPFNAAAQSSHMQFPGMYHTPQPAGIPSPHHLSPAMGGNVGVGVAAGGPATQVNAYQQPHLGHMNWTGNF; via the exons ATGGTCGCCGGGTCAAGAACAGAGGGCGGAGCGCAAATACTGTCTGCTGGAGTGAGGAAAACGATACAGTCGATCAAAGAGATTGTGGGGAATCACTCTGATGCTGAAATTTACTCTACCCTCAAAGAAACCAATATGAATCCTAATGAAACTGCTCAGAAATTGTTGAATCAag ATCCATTTCACGAggtgaaaagaaaaagagacAAAAGGAAAGAG TGTTTAGGTCAGGTTACAGCGAACATCGTCCACACTGCATCACAACCAAACAAGCTTAGTGAACCTATAAATCAAGGGACCTTATACAATGTACATTCTGATCGCGACATCCACAGAGGAGGATCCATCCATAATTCTGTGAATCAAGGGATCCTATACAATGCACATTCTGATCGCAACATTCGTAGAGGAGGAGCTAATCGAAATTCTTTGCCTG ATGCAAAAGTAATCAGAGAGTTTCGTGTTGTGAAGGACAACAGAACTTGTCATAACCCTAAAAGCGAGATAAGACCTCCAGTGCAAGACTCTCCTGATAAGAG CAGCTCGATTATGACTTCCCATGAGCAGAACCAGCCGGCGGAGCGTCATTCATCTAAATCCTCAAATGGGAATACTGATTCACAGCCCAGGCACCCCAGGGAAATTAAGTCGAATGATAAGAAAGAACCATCAGAGAATAGGCGAGTTTCAGTTCCAAAGGATAACCAACCAATTGGAACAAAGAAGGCAAATGATCCCGAACCAAATTCTGCAACTTCACCAAAGAACTCTGTGACGGGGTTGTATTCGTCGTCTTCTGATCCTGTTCATGTGCCATCACCTGATTCCAGACCTGCAGCCAACATTGGAGCTATTAAGCGTGAGGTTGGGGCAGTTGGTGTGCGCCGTCTTACCGATATTTCTGCCAAGGCTTCATCAACAGAAAGCCCTTCTTCCAATCAACATTTGGGACGTGATGGTCGTTCTTCTGCTGCCATATCGAAAAGCGGCCAATCTCCTCAAACTTCAGTTAATGTTGCGGCCGTGAGGAGTATTTCAGTCTCTAGACCCTCAGTGAATAATCAGCACGTTAACAGGCAGCATCAATCATTGGGTCACCAAAAAG CTTCTTCCCAGTCCAACAAAGAGTGGAAACCAAAATCTAGCAAAACGCAAAGTGCTGGTCCTGGAGTTATTGGAACGCCTGCAAAATCTGCTTCTCCTCCTGAGAATGCATCTAAGAGTTCGGAAGTAGAGGCAACTCAGTTGCAGGATAAACTGTCACGAGTAAACATTTCTGAGAACCAGAATGTGATTATAGCTCCACATATACGACTCTCCACAACCGACAGGTATCGAGTTACATTTGGCAGCATGGGGACAGAATTTGAGCCTTTTATGAAAACTGGGTCAGAAGCTATCCAGGATGCTGCGAAACCAAACGTTATTCCTGCTGCAAG CAGTGTACCAATTGCTACTCCTGAGTCTTCTGGTAATGAATCTTCTAAGAGTAAGCAGTTAGAGTTGTTAGACGAACGTGTTCGCATATCTGGTTCAAGCTCACCTGCATCCGCTTCGGTATCTGAACAACAGTTGACTGAGACGAAGGAAACTTCGAGTCCTCAGGATTTGGACAATTATGCAGACATTGGATTGGTCCGTGAGAATAGTCCATCCTACACTCCATCCGAGTTACAACAGCACCAAGACCATCCTCCTTCCCAATTCCCAATATTTTCT GCGTATGATCCGCAAACTGTGTATGATATTCCATATTTTAGATCAACAGCTGATGAAACTGCAAGGGTGCAAAGTCTTCAGTTTGCTCCAGAG GCCATGAGCTCACATGCAGTAAATAGCATCTCCTCATCGGTAGCCATGGTGCAACCACAATTAGCACAGATGTACCCGCAAGTTCACGTTTCTCATTATCCCAATCTTATGCCATATCGTCAGTTCATTTCCCCAGTATATGTTCCACCAATGGCTATGCCAGCAGCAGGTTATTCTAGTAACCCTGCATATCCTCATCCATCAAATGGAAGCAGTTACTTGATGATGCCTGGAGGCAGCTCCCATTTATCTCAAAACGGTCTCAAGTATGGAATCCAGCAGTTTAAGCCAGTTCCCACTGGCAGTCAGACTGGGTTTGGAAACTTCACCAGTCCAAATGGTTACGCTATTAATGCTCCTGGTGTTGGTAGTGCAACAGGACTTGAGGACTCATCTAGGCTGAAGTTCAAAGACGGGAATTTATATGTTCCAAATCCACAG GCCGAGACTTCTGAAATATGGATGAGTCCAAGGGACCTACCTAGTATGCAATCAGGTTCATACTACAATATGACAGGACAAACACCTCATGCCACATATCTGCCGTCACATAACAGCCATGCCCCATTCAACGCAGCAGCACAATCTTCTCACATGCAATTCCCAGGCATGTACCACACTCCACAACCTGCTGGAATCCCCAGTCCGCATCATTTAAGTCCTGCTATGGGTGGTAATGTTGGTGTTGGGGTGGCTGCAGGAGGGCCAGCAACCCAAGTTAACGCCTATCAGCAACCTCATCTGGGCCACATGAATTGGACAGGGAACTTCTAA
- the LOC108223346 gene encoding GBF-interacting protein 1-like isoform X6, with protein MVAGSRTEGGAQILSAGVRKTIQSIKEIVGNHSDAEIYSTLKETNMNPNETAQKLLNQDPFHEVKRKRDKRKEVTANIVHTASQPNKLSEPINQGTLYNVHSDRDIHRGGSIHNSVNQGILYNAHSDRNIRRGGANRNSLPDAKVIREFRVVKDNRTCHNPKSEIRPPVQDSPDKSSSIMTSHEQNQPAERHSSKSSNGNTDSQPRHPREIKSNDKKEPSENRRVSVPKDNQPIGTKKANDPEPNSATSPKNSVTGLYSSSSDPVHVPSPDSRPAANIGAIKREVGAVGVRRLTDISAKASSTESPSSNQHLGRDGRSSAAISKSGQSPQTSVNVAAVRSISVSRPSVNNQHVNRQHQSLGHQKASSQSNKEWKPKSSKTQSAGPGVIGTPAKSASPPENASKSSEVEATQLQDKLSRVNISENQNVIIAPHIRLSTTDRYRVTFGSMGTEFEPFMKTGSEAIQDAAKPNVIPAASVPIATPESSGNESSKSKQLELLDERVRISGSSSPASASVSEQQLTETKETSSPQDLDNYADIGLVRENSPSYTPSELQQHQDHPPSQFPIFSAYDPQTVYDIPYFRSTADETARVQSLQFAPEAMSSHAVNSISSSVAMVQPQLAQMYPQVHVSHYPNLMPYRQFISPVYVPPMAMPAAGYSSNPAYPHPSNGSSYLMMPGGSSHLSQNGLKYGIQQFKPVPTGSQTGFGNFTSPNGYAINAPGVGSATGLEDSSRLKFKDGNLYVPNPQAETSEIWMSPRDLPSMQSGSYYNMTGQTPHATYLPSHNSHAPFNAAAQSSHMQFPGMYHTPQPAGIPSPHHLSPAMGGNVGVGVAAGGPATQVNAYQQPHLGHMNWTGNF; from the exons ATGGTCGCCGGGTCAAGAACAGAGGGCGGAGCGCAAATACTGTCTGCTGGAGTGAGGAAAACGATACAGTCGATCAAAGAGATTGTGGGGAATCACTCTGATGCTGAAATTTACTCTACCCTCAAAGAAACCAATATGAATCCTAATGAAACTGCTCAGAAATTGTTGAATCAag ATCCATTTCACGAggtgaaaagaaaaagagacAAAAGGAAAGAG GTTACAGCGAACATCGTCCACACTGCATCACAACCAAACAAGCTTAGTGAACCTATAAATCAAGGGACCTTATACAATGTACATTCTGATCGCGACATCCACAGAGGAGGATCCATCCATAATTCTGTGAATCAAGGGATCCTATACAATGCACATTCTGATCGCAACATTCGTAGAGGAGGAGCTAATCGAAATTCTTTGCCTG ATGCAAAAGTAATCAGAGAGTTTCGTGTTGTGAAGGACAACAGAACTTGTCATAACCCTAAAAGCGAGATAAGACCTCCAGTGCAAGACTCTCCTGATAAGAG CAGCTCGATTATGACTTCCCATGAGCAGAACCAGCCGGCGGAGCGTCATTCATCTAAATCCTCAAATGGGAATACTGATTCACAGCCCAGGCACCCCAGGGAAATTAAGTCGAATGATAAGAAAGAACCATCAGAGAATAGGCGAGTTTCAGTTCCAAAGGATAACCAACCAATTGGAACAAAGAAGGCAAATGATCCCGAACCAAATTCTGCAACTTCACCAAAGAACTCTGTGACGGGGTTGTATTCGTCGTCTTCTGATCCTGTTCATGTGCCATCACCTGATTCCAGACCTGCAGCCAACATTGGAGCTATTAAGCGTGAGGTTGGGGCAGTTGGTGTGCGCCGTCTTACCGATATTTCTGCCAAGGCTTCATCAACAGAAAGCCCTTCTTCCAATCAACATTTGGGACGTGATGGTCGTTCTTCTGCTGCCATATCGAAAAGCGGCCAATCTCCTCAAACTTCAGTTAATGTTGCGGCCGTGAGGAGTATTTCAGTCTCTAGACCCTCAGTGAATAATCAGCACGTTAACAGGCAGCATCAATCATTGGGTCACCAAAAAG CTTCTTCCCAGTCCAACAAAGAGTGGAAACCAAAATCTAGCAAAACGCAAAGTGCTGGTCCTGGAGTTATTGGAACGCCTGCAAAATCTGCTTCTCCTCCTGAGAATGCATCTAAGAGTTCGGAAGTAGAGGCAACTCAGTTGCAGGATAAACTGTCACGAGTAAACATTTCTGAGAACCAGAATGTGATTATAGCTCCACATATACGACTCTCCACAACCGACAGGTATCGAGTTACATTTGGCAGCATGGGGACAGAATTTGAGCCTTTTATGAAAACTGGGTCAGAAGCTATCCAGGATGCTGCGAAACCAAACGTTATTCCTGCTGCAAG TGTACCAATTGCTACTCCTGAGTCTTCTGGTAATGAATCTTCTAAGAGTAAGCAGTTAGAGTTGTTAGACGAACGTGTTCGCATATCTGGTTCAAGCTCACCTGCATCCGCTTCGGTATCTGAACAACAGTTGACTGAGACGAAGGAAACTTCGAGTCCTCAGGATTTGGACAATTATGCAGACATTGGATTGGTCCGTGAGAATAGTCCATCCTACACTCCATCCGAGTTACAACAGCACCAAGACCATCCTCCTTCCCAATTCCCAATATTTTCT GCGTATGATCCGCAAACTGTGTATGATATTCCATATTTTAGATCAACAGCTGATGAAACTGCAAGGGTGCAAAGTCTTCAGTTTGCTCCAGAG GCCATGAGCTCACATGCAGTAAATAGCATCTCCTCATCGGTAGCCATGGTGCAACCACAATTAGCACAGATGTACCCGCAAGTTCACGTTTCTCATTATCCCAATCTTATGCCATATCGTCAGTTCATTTCCCCAGTATATGTTCCACCAATGGCTATGCCAGCAGCAGGTTATTCTAGTAACCCTGCATATCCTCATCCATCAAATGGAAGCAGTTACTTGATGATGCCTGGAGGCAGCTCCCATTTATCTCAAAACGGTCTCAAGTATGGAATCCAGCAGTTTAAGCCAGTTCCCACTGGCAGTCAGACTGGGTTTGGAAACTTCACCAGTCCAAATGGTTACGCTATTAATGCTCCTGGTGTTGGTAGTGCAACAGGACTTGAGGACTCATCTAGGCTGAAGTTCAAAGACGGGAATTTATATGTTCCAAATCCACAG GCCGAGACTTCTGAAATATGGATGAGTCCAAGGGACCTACCTAGTATGCAATCAGGTTCATACTACAATATGACAGGACAAACACCTCATGCCACATATCTGCCGTCACATAACAGCCATGCCCCATTCAACGCAGCAGCACAATCTTCTCACATGCAATTCCCAGGCATGTACCACACTCCACAACCTGCTGGAATCCCCAGTCCGCATCATTTAAGTCCTGCTATGGGTGGTAATGTTGGTGTTGGGGTGGCTGCAGGAGGGCCAGCAACCCAAGTTAACGCCTATCAGCAACCTCATCTGGGCCACATGAATTGGACAGGGAACTTCTAA
- the LOC108223346 gene encoding GBF-interacting protein 1-like isoform X7 — MVAGSRTEGGAQILSAGVRKTIQSIKEIVGNHSDAEIYSTLKETNMNPNETAQKLLNQDPFHEVKRKRDKRKEVTANIVHTASQPNKLSEPINQGTLYNVHSDRDIHRGGSIHNSVNQGILYNAHSDRNIRRGGANRNSLPDAKVIREFRVVKDNRTCHNPKSEIRPPVQDSPDKSSIMTSHEQNQPAERHSSKSSNGNTDSQPRHPREIKSNDKKEPSENRRVSVPKDNQPIGTKKANDPEPNSATSPKNSVTGLYSSSSDPVHVPSPDSRPAANIGAIKREVGAVGVRRLTDISAKASSTESPSSNQHLGRDGRSSAAISKSGQSPQTSVNVAAVRSISVSRPSVNNQHVNRQHQSLGHQKASSQSNKEWKPKSSKTQSAGPGVIGTPAKSASPPENASKSSEVEATQLQDKLSRVNISENQNVIIAPHIRLSTTDRYRVTFGSMGTEFEPFMKTGSEAIQDAAKPNVIPAASVPIATPESSGNESSKSKQLELLDERVRISGSSSPASASVSEQQLTETKETSSPQDLDNYADIGLVRENSPSYTPSELQQHQDHPPSQFPIFSAYDPQTVYDIPYFRSTADETARVQSLQFAPEAMSSHAVNSISSSVAMVQPQLAQMYPQVHVSHYPNLMPYRQFISPVYVPPMAMPAAGYSSNPAYPHPSNGSSYLMMPGGSSHLSQNGLKYGIQQFKPVPTGSQTGFGNFTSPNGYAINAPGVGSATGLEDSSRLKFKDGNLYVPNPQAETSEIWMSPRDLPSMQSGSYYNMTGQTPHATYLPSHNSHAPFNAAAQSSHMQFPGMYHTPQPAGIPSPHHLSPAMGGNVGVGVAAGGPATQVNAYQQPHLGHMNWTGNF, encoded by the exons ATGGTCGCCGGGTCAAGAACAGAGGGCGGAGCGCAAATACTGTCTGCTGGAGTGAGGAAAACGATACAGTCGATCAAAGAGATTGTGGGGAATCACTCTGATGCTGAAATTTACTCTACCCTCAAAGAAACCAATATGAATCCTAATGAAACTGCTCAGAAATTGTTGAATCAag ATCCATTTCACGAggtgaaaagaaaaagagacAAAAGGAAAGAG GTTACAGCGAACATCGTCCACACTGCATCACAACCAAACAAGCTTAGTGAACCTATAAATCAAGGGACCTTATACAATGTACATTCTGATCGCGACATCCACAGAGGAGGATCCATCCATAATTCTGTGAATCAAGGGATCCTATACAATGCACATTCTGATCGCAACATTCGTAGAGGAGGAGCTAATCGAAATTCTTTGCCTG ATGCAAAAGTAATCAGAGAGTTTCGTGTTGTGAAGGACAACAGAACTTGTCATAACCCTAAAAGCGAGATAAGACCTCCAGTGCAAGACTCTCCTGATAAGAG CTCGATTATGACTTCCCATGAGCAGAACCAGCCGGCGGAGCGTCATTCATCTAAATCCTCAAATGGGAATACTGATTCACAGCCCAGGCACCCCAGGGAAATTAAGTCGAATGATAAGAAAGAACCATCAGAGAATAGGCGAGTTTCAGTTCCAAAGGATAACCAACCAATTGGAACAAAGAAGGCAAATGATCCCGAACCAAATTCTGCAACTTCACCAAAGAACTCTGTGACGGGGTTGTATTCGTCGTCTTCTGATCCTGTTCATGTGCCATCACCTGATTCCAGACCTGCAGCCAACATTGGAGCTATTAAGCGTGAGGTTGGGGCAGTTGGTGTGCGCCGTCTTACCGATATTTCTGCCAAGGCTTCATCAACAGAAAGCCCTTCTTCCAATCAACATTTGGGACGTGATGGTCGTTCTTCTGCTGCCATATCGAAAAGCGGCCAATCTCCTCAAACTTCAGTTAATGTTGCGGCCGTGAGGAGTATTTCAGTCTCTAGACCCTCAGTGAATAATCAGCACGTTAACAGGCAGCATCAATCATTGGGTCACCAAAAAG CTTCTTCCCAGTCCAACAAAGAGTGGAAACCAAAATCTAGCAAAACGCAAAGTGCTGGTCCTGGAGTTATTGGAACGCCTGCAAAATCTGCTTCTCCTCCTGAGAATGCATCTAAGAGTTCGGAAGTAGAGGCAACTCAGTTGCAGGATAAACTGTCACGAGTAAACATTTCTGAGAACCAGAATGTGATTATAGCTCCACATATACGACTCTCCACAACCGACAGGTATCGAGTTACATTTGGCAGCATGGGGACAGAATTTGAGCCTTTTATGAAAACTGGGTCAGAAGCTATCCAGGATGCTGCGAAACCAAACGTTATTCCTGCTGCAAG TGTACCAATTGCTACTCCTGAGTCTTCTGGTAATGAATCTTCTAAGAGTAAGCAGTTAGAGTTGTTAGACGAACGTGTTCGCATATCTGGTTCAAGCTCACCTGCATCCGCTTCGGTATCTGAACAACAGTTGACTGAGACGAAGGAAACTTCGAGTCCTCAGGATTTGGACAATTATGCAGACATTGGATTGGTCCGTGAGAATAGTCCATCCTACACTCCATCCGAGTTACAACAGCACCAAGACCATCCTCCTTCCCAATTCCCAATATTTTCT GCGTATGATCCGCAAACTGTGTATGATATTCCATATTTTAGATCAACAGCTGATGAAACTGCAAGGGTGCAAAGTCTTCAGTTTGCTCCAGAG GCCATGAGCTCACATGCAGTAAATAGCATCTCCTCATCGGTAGCCATGGTGCAACCACAATTAGCACAGATGTACCCGCAAGTTCACGTTTCTCATTATCCCAATCTTATGCCATATCGTCAGTTCATTTCCCCAGTATATGTTCCACCAATGGCTATGCCAGCAGCAGGTTATTCTAGTAACCCTGCATATCCTCATCCATCAAATGGAAGCAGTTACTTGATGATGCCTGGAGGCAGCTCCCATTTATCTCAAAACGGTCTCAAGTATGGAATCCAGCAGTTTAAGCCAGTTCCCACTGGCAGTCAGACTGGGTTTGGAAACTTCACCAGTCCAAATGGTTACGCTATTAATGCTCCTGGTGTTGGTAGTGCAACAGGACTTGAGGACTCATCTAGGCTGAAGTTCAAAGACGGGAATTTATATGTTCCAAATCCACAG GCCGAGACTTCTGAAATATGGATGAGTCCAAGGGACCTACCTAGTATGCAATCAGGTTCATACTACAATATGACAGGACAAACACCTCATGCCACATATCTGCCGTCACATAACAGCCATGCCCCATTCAACGCAGCAGCACAATCTTCTCACATGCAATTCCCAGGCATGTACCACACTCCACAACCTGCTGGAATCCCCAGTCCGCATCATTTAAGTCCTGCTATGGGTGGTAATGTTGGTGTTGGGGTGGCTGCAGGAGGGCCAGCAACCCAAGTTAACGCCTATCAGCAACCTCATCTGGGCCACATGAATTGGACAGGGAACTTCTAA
- the LOC108223346 gene encoding GBF-interacting protein 1-like isoform X4, with amino-acid sequence MVAGSRTEGGAQILSAGVRKTIQSIKEIVGNHSDAEIYSTLKETNMNPNETAQKLLNQDPFHEVKRKRDKRKECLGQVTANIVHTASQPNKLSEPINQGTLYNVHSDRDIHRGGSIHNSVNQGILYNAHSDRNIRRGGANRNSLPDAKVIREFRVVKDNRTCHNPKSEIRPPVQDSPDKSSIMTSHEQNQPAERHSSKSSNGNTDSQPRHPREIKSNDKKEPSENRRVSVPKDNQPIGTKKANDPEPNSATSPKNSVTGLYSSSSDPVHVPSPDSRPAANIGAIKREVGAVGVRRLTDISAKASSTESPSSNQHLGRDGRSSAAISKSGQSPQTSVNVAAVRSISVSRPSVNNQHVNRQHQSLGHQKASSQSNKEWKPKSSKTQSAGPGVIGTPAKSASPPENASKSSEVEATQLQDKLSRVNISENQNVIIAPHIRLSTTDRYRVTFGSMGTEFEPFMKTGSEAIQDAAKPNVIPAASVPIATPESSGNESSKSKQLELLDERVRISGSSSPASASVSEQQLTETKETSSPQDLDNYADIGLVRENSPSYTPSELQQHQDHPPSQFPIFSAYDPQTVYDIPYFRSTADETARVQSLQFAPEAMSSHAVNSISSSVAMVQPQLAQMYPQVHVSHYPNLMPYRQFISPVYVPPMAMPAAGYSSNPAYPHPSNGSSYLMMPGGSSHLSQNGLKYGIQQFKPVPTGSQTGFGNFTSPNGYAINAPGVGSATGLEDSSRLKFKDGNLYVPNPQAETSEIWMSPRDLPSMQSGSYYNMTGQTPHATYLPSHNSHAPFNAAAQSSHMQFPGMYHTPQPAGIPSPHHLSPAMGGNVGVGVAAGGPATQVNAYQQPHLGHMNWTGNF; translated from the exons ATGGTCGCCGGGTCAAGAACAGAGGGCGGAGCGCAAATACTGTCTGCTGGAGTGAGGAAAACGATACAGTCGATCAAAGAGATTGTGGGGAATCACTCTGATGCTGAAATTTACTCTACCCTCAAAGAAACCAATATGAATCCTAATGAAACTGCTCAGAAATTGTTGAATCAag ATCCATTTCACGAggtgaaaagaaaaagagacAAAAGGAAAGAG TGTTTAGGTCAGGTTACAGCGAACATCGTCCACACTGCATCACAACCAAACAAGCTTAGTGAACCTATAAATCAAGGGACCTTATACAATGTACATTCTGATCGCGACATCCACAGAGGAGGATCCATCCATAATTCTGTGAATCAAGGGATCCTATACAATGCACATTCTGATCGCAACATTCGTAGAGGAGGAGCTAATCGAAATTCTTTGCCTG ATGCAAAAGTAATCAGAGAGTTTCGTGTTGTGAAGGACAACAGAACTTGTCATAACCCTAAAAGCGAGATAAGACCTCCAGTGCAAGACTCTCCTGATAAGAG CTCGATTATGACTTCCCATGAGCAGAACCAGCCGGCGGAGCGTCATTCATCTAAATCCTCAAATGGGAATACTGATTCACAGCCCAGGCACCCCAGGGAAATTAAGTCGAATGATAAGAAAGAACCATCAGAGAATAGGCGAGTTTCAGTTCCAAAGGATAACCAACCAATTGGAACAAAGAAGGCAAATGATCCCGAACCAAATTCTGCAACTTCACCAAAGAACTCTGTGACGGGGTTGTATTCGTCGTCTTCTGATCCTGTTCATGTGCCATCACCTGATTCCAGACCTGCAGCCAACATTGGAGCTATTAAGCGTGAGGTTGGGGCAGTTGGTGTGCGCCGTCTTACCGATATTTCTGCCAAGGCTTCATCAACAGAAAGCCCTTCTTCCAATCAACATTTGGGACGTGATGGTCGTTCTTCTGCTGCCATATCGAAAAGCGGCCAATCTCCTCAAACTTCAGTTAATGTTGCGGCCGTGAGGAGTATTTCAGTCTCTAGACCCTCAGTGAATAATCAGCACGTTAACAGGCAGCATCAATCATTGGGTCACCAAAAAG CTTCTTCCCAGTCCAACAAAGAGTGGAAACCAAAATCTAGCAAAACGCAAAGTGCTGGTCCTGGAGTTATTGGAACGCCTGCAAAATCTGCTTCTCCTCCTGAGAATGCATCTAAGAGTTCGGAAGTAGAGGCAACTCAGTTGCAGGATAAACTGTCACGAGTAAACATTTCTGAGAACCAGAATGTGATTATAGCTCCACATATACGACTCTCCACAACCGACAGGTATCGAGTTACATTTGGCAGCATGGGGACAGAATTTGAGCCTTTTATGAAAACTGGGTCAGAAGCTATCCAGGATGCTGCGAAACCAAACGTTATTCCTGCTGCAAG TGTACCAATTGCTACTCCTGAGTCTTCTGGTAATGAATCTTCTAAGAGTAAGCAGTTAGAGTTGTTAGACGAACGTGTTCGCATATCTGGTTCAAGCTCACCTGCATCCGCTTCGGTATCTGAACAACAGTTGACTGAGACGAAGGAAACTTCGAGTCCTCAGGATTTGGACAATTATGCAGACATTGGATTGGTCCGTGAGAATAGTCCATCCTACACTCCATCCGAGTTACAACAGCACCAAGACCATCCTCCTTCCCAATTCCCAATATTTTCT GCGTATGATCCGCAAACTGTGTATGATATTCCATATTTTAGATCAACAGCTGATGAAACTGCAAGGGTGCAAAGTCTTCAGTTTGCTCCAGAG GCCATGAGCTCACATGCAGTAAATAGCATCTCCTCATCGGTAGCCATGGTGCAACCACAATTAGCACAGATGTACCCGCAAGTTCACGTTTCTCATTATCCCAATCTTATGCCATATCGTCAGTTCATTTCCCCAGTATATGTTCCACCAATGGCTATGCCAGCAGCAGGTTATTCTAGTAACCCTGCATATCCTCATCCATCAAATGGAAGCAGTTACTTGATGATGCCTGGAGGCAGCTCCCATTTATCTCAAAACGGTCTCAAGTATGGAATCCAGCAGTTTAAGCCAGTTCCCACTGGCAGTCAGACTGGGTTTGGAAACTTCACCAGTCCAAATGGTTACGCTATTAATGCTCCTGGTGTTGGTAGTGCAACAGGACTTGAGGACTCATCTAGGCTGAAGTTCAAAGACGGGAATTTATATGTTCCAAATCCACAG GCCGAGACTTCTGAAATATGGATGAGTCCAAGGGACCTACCTAGTATGCAATCAGGTTCATACTACAATATGACAGGACAAACACCTCATGCCACATATCTGCCGTCACATAACAGCCATGCCCCATTCAACGCAGCAGCACAATCTTCTCACATGCAATTCCCAGGCATGTACCACACTCCACAACCTGCTGGAATCCCCAGTCCGCATCATTTAAGTCCTGCTATGGGTGGTAATGTTGGTGTTGGGGTGGCTGCAGGAGGGCCAGCAACCCAAGTTAACGCCTATCAGCAACCTCATCTGGGCCACATGAATTGGACAGGGAACTTCTAA